A section of the Devosia rhizoryzae genome encodes:
- a CDS encoding ABC transporter permease: MNLSPLNRRRLANFRGNRRGWWSFWIFLVLFIVTLGAEFITNDRPILVSYNGEMLFPAFVDYPESTFGGFLATTNYRDPFIADEIAAKGWALWPPVRFSYATVDGFVSFSGANPPSWMLTRDVLCQRYPQGSADPECNPGNYHYLGTDDRGRDVLARLIYGFRISVLFGFILTIISSVVGVVAGAVQGYFGGWVDLIAQRLIEIWTSVPALYLLLIISSVIAPSFWVLLGILLLFSWVSLVGIVRAEFLRARNFEYVTAARALGVSNRMIMWRHLLPNAMVATLTFMPFILSGSVATLTSLDFLGFGLPPGSPSLGELLAQGKNNLQAPWLGLTGFFTIAIMMTLLVFIGEAVRDAFDPRKTFR; the protein is encoded by the coding sequence ATGAACCTCTCTCCGCTCAACCGGCGGCGGCTCGCCAATTTCCGCGGCAATCGCCGCGGCTGGTGGAGCTTCTGGATCTTTCTCGTGCTGTTCATCGTGACGCTTGGCGCCGAGTTCATCACCAACGACCGGCCGATCCTCGTCTCCTATAATGGGGAGATGCTGTTTCCCGCCTTCGTCGACTACCCCGAATCCACCTTTGGCGGCTTCCTCGCCACCACCAACTACCGCGACCCCTTCATTGCCGACGAGATCGCCGCCAAGGGCTGGGCTCTCTGGCCGCCGGTTCGCTTTTCCTATGCGACCGTCGACGGTTTCGTGAGCTTTTCCGGCGCCAATCCGCCCAGCTGGATGCTGACACGCGACGTGCTCTGCCAGCGCTATCCTCAAGGCAGCGCCGACCCGGAATGCAACCCGGGCAACTACCATTATCTGGGCACCGACGACCGTGGCCGCGATGTCCTGGCGCGGCTGATCTATGGCTTCCGCATCTCGGTCCTGTTCGGCTTCATCCTCACCATCATTTCTTCGGTGGTGGGCGTCGTCGCCGGCGCGGTGCAGGGCTATTTCGGTGGCTGGGTCGACCTCATCGCACAGCGGCTGATCGAGATCTGGACCTCGGTTCCAGCGCTCTATCTGCTGCTGATCATCTCCTCGGTTATCGCGCCAAGTTTCTGGGTGCTGCTCGGCATCTTGCTGCTGTTTTCCTGGGTGTCGCTGGTGGGCATCGTCCGCGCGGAATTCCTGCGCGCCCGCAACTTCGAATACGTCACCGCGGCCCGGGCGCTGGGCGTATCCAACCGCATGATCATGTGGCGGCACCTGCTGCCCAATGCCATGGTGGCGACCCTGACCTTCATGCCCTTCATCCTTTCGGGTTCGGTTGCGACGCTCACTTCCCTCGACTTCCTGGGCTTCGGTCTGCCCCCCGGCTCGCCATCGCTGGGCGAGCTCCTGGCGCAGGGCAAGAACAACCTCCAGGCGCCCTGGCTCGGCCTCACTGGCTTTTTCACCATCGCCATCATGATGACGCTCCTTGTCTTCATCGGCGAAGCGGTGCGCGACGCGTTTGATCCGCGAAAGACGTTCCGATGA
- a CDS encoding microcin C ABC transporter permease YejB has protein sequence MGAYIIRRILLMIPTVFGIMAVSFLITQFAPGGPVEQALANISGQNVAMTDRVTGGEGGDLGLQQPRAGDTRSTYRGSQGLPPELVDRIERQFGFDKPPLERFFSMIGNYLRFDFGESYFRDISVIDLVLEKMPVSISLGLWMTLIAYGISIPLGIAKAVRDGSRFDVWTSTIIIVGYAVPGFLVAVALIVLFAGGSFWQVFPLRGLTSPGWENFPWWRQILDYFWHLVLPIIAMGLGAFATATLLTKNSFLDEIGKQYVTTARAKGLSEGQVLYRHVFRNAMMLVIAGFPGAFVGVFFGGSLLIETIFSLDGLGLLGFQSVANRDYPVVFATLYIFSLLGLVIGLLSDLAYMWVDPRLDFESRDV, from the coding sequence ATGGGCGCCTATATCATCCGCCGTATTTTGCTGATGATCCCGACCGTTTTCGGCATCATGGCGGTCTCTTTCCTGATCACCCAATTTGCGCCCGGCGGGCCGGTGGAACAGGCGCTCGCCAATATTTCAGGCCAGAACGTTGCGATGACCGACCGCGTGACCGGCGGCGAAGGCGGCGATCTCGGCCTGCAGCAGCCCAGGGCCGGTGATACCCGCTCCACCTATCGCGGCAGTCAGGGCCTGCCCCCCGAACTGGTCGACCGCATCGAGCGCCAGTTCGGCTTCGACAAGCCGCCGCTCGAGCGCTTCTTTTCGATGATCGGCAATTACCTGCGCTTCGACTTCGGCGAGAGCTACTTCCGCGACATTTCGGTGATAGACCTCGTGCTCGAAAAGATGCCGGTGTCGATCTCGCTGGGCCTTTGGATGACTCTGATCGCCTATGGCATCTCCATCCCGCTCGGCATCGCCAAGGCGGTGCGGGACGGATCGCGCTTCGACGTCTGGACGTCGACAATCATCATCGTCGGCTATGCCGTCCCCGGCTTCCTGGTCGCCGTCGCGCTGATCGTGCTCTTTGCCGGCGGTTCCTTCTGGCAGGTGTTTCCCCTGCGCGGCCTCACCTCGCCGGGCTGGGAAAACTTCCCCTGGTGGCGGCAAATCCTCGACTATTTCTGGCACCTGGTCCTGCCCATCATCGCCATGGGTCTCGGGGCTTTCGCTACGGCGACTTTGCTGACCAAGAACTCGTTTCTCGACGAGATCGGCAAGCAATATGTCACCACCGCCCGCGCCAAAGGGCTGAGCGAGGGGCAGGTGCTCTACCGCCACGTCTTCCGCAACGCCATGATGCTGGTGATCGCCGGCTTCCCCGGGGCATTCGTCGGCGTTTTCTTTGGTGGCTCGCTCCTGATCGAAACCATCTTCTCGCTCGATGGGCTGGGCCTCCTCGGCTTTCAGTCCGTCGCCAACCGCGATTATCCGGTGGTGTTCGCGACGCTTTATATCTTTTCGCTCCTCGGCCTCGTCATCGGCCTCCTCTCCGACCTTGCCTATATGTGGGTCGACCCGCGGCTCGATTTTGAAAGCCGCGACGTATGA
- a CDS encoding AprI/Inh family metalloprotease inhibitor, with protein MQDWKRGASSIAGLAAIALLVAACSPTNRTNTANLNVVGTAPQAAAIPNSTVQTGSLPPLGGATGTPAPGLSGNPVLGGAPAATSSLPPIGSSTQVAANSSTIGTNIAGTNGSITSVGAPMATGVSSGPEGAWNVVAGSATCRLNLPLTAKTGTNYYRASAPGCTVPQIASVTGWQQVGSQLQLYDDNGNIAAFLAPSSGRYIGTISGGQAVSMAR; from the coding sequence ATGCAGGATTGGAAGCGCGGCGCTTCATCCATCGCGGGCCTGGCGGCCATTGCCCTTCTGGTAGCCGCCTGTTCGCCCACGAACCGGACCAATACGGCAAACCTCAACGTTGTCGGCACGGCGCCCCAGGCAGCAGCAATTCCCAATTCCACGGTGCAGACCGGCTCCTTGCCGCCGCTCGGTGGCGCAACCGGCACGCCGGCCCCGGGCCTTTCCGGCAATCCGGTTCTGGGCGGTGCGCCAGCAGCGACGTCCAGCCTGCCGCCGATCGGGTCCAGCACCCAGGTTGCGGCGAACAGCTCGACCATTGGCACCAATATCGCTGGCACCAATGGTTCGATCACCTCGGTCGGCGCGCCGATGGCGACCGGCGTTTCGTCCGGTCCGGAAGGCGCCTGGAACGTGGTGGCGGGCAGCGCGACGTGCCGCCTCAACCTGCCGCTTACGGCCAAGACCGGCACCAATTATTACCGCGCGTCGGCTCCGGGTTGCACCGTGCCGCAGATCGCGTCGGTCACCGGCTGGCAGCAGGTCGGTTCGCAGCTCCAGCTCTATGATGATAACGGCAATATCGCTGCTTTCCTCGCCCCGAGCTCGGGCCGCTACATCGGCACCATCAGCGGCGGCCAGGCCGTTTCGATGGCCCGCTAA
- the zapE gene encoding cell division protein ZapE — protein MTSTTVRTAYDDLVTRGALTPDPAQRDAAAELDRVLADLVAHKPRTGLLSFFDKPKPVRGLYLYGDVGRGKTMLMDLFFAAVPFAEKRRVHFHEFMDEVHAGIATFRKSAKGDDADPVEAVVKPILRSGLRLLCLDEFHVHDITNAMLLDRLFGKLFAGGVTLVATSNVPPDGLYKDGLNRQLFLPFIALLKQQTVVADLPSTQDYRRLKFAGQQVYIFGTGPDVTAAMDRLWLRLTGGEQGAPGVVESIGRQIPVPLMAMGAARFRFADLCEKPLGTRDFVRIAHQFDSILIDAIPQMDRTKSDAAKRFILLIDSLYDRGVKLAASFAVPLEQLGADDKTAFEFQRTLSRLTEMQSEEYLAKGLRETASTSV, from the coding sequence ATGACCTCCACTACCGTTCGCACCGCCTATGACGATCTGGTCACCCGCGGCGCGCTGACACCTGACCCGGCCCAGCGTGATGCCGCAGCCGAGCTTGATCGTGTGCTGGCCGATCTCGTTGCCCACAAGCCCCGCACGGGCCTCCTCAGCTTCTTCGACAAGCCAAAACCCGTCCGCGGGCTCTATCTTTATGGCGATGTCGGGCGCGGCAAGACCATGCTGATGGACCTGTTTTTTGCCGCGGTGCCGTTTGCCGAAAAGCGGCGCGTGCATTTTCACGAGTTCATGGACGAGGTCCATGCCGGCATCGCTACCTTTCGCAAATCGGCTAAGGGAGACGATGCTGATCCGGTGGAAGCGGTGGTCAAGCCGATATTGCGATCGGGTCTGCGCCTTCTCTGTCTCGATGAGTTTCATGTGCACGACATCACCAATGCCATGTTGCTCGACCGCTTGTTCGGCAAGCTTTTTGCGGGCGGCGTAACACTCGTCGCGACCTCGAACGTGCCGCCGGACGGGCTCTACAAGGATGGGCTCAACCGGCAGCTATTTTTGCCGTTCATCGCGCTCCTTAAACAGCAAACCGTCGTGGCCGACCTGCCCTCTACGCAGGATTACCGTCGGCTGAAATTTGCCGGCCAGCAGGTTTACATTTTCGGCACGGGCCCGGACGTCACCGCCGCCATGGACCGGCTGTGGCTGCGCTTGACCGGGGGAGAGCAGGGGGCTCCCGGCGTGGTCGAAAGCATCGGCCGGCAGATCCCCGTGCCTTTGATGGCGATGGGCGCCGCCCGGTTCCGCTTCGCCGACCTCTGCGAAAAGCCGCTCGGCACCCGCGACTTCGTGCGCATCGCCCATCAGTTCGACTCGATCCTGATCGATGCCATTCCGCAGATGGACCGCACCAAGTCCGATGCCGCAAAACGCTTCATTCTCCTGATCGACAGCCTCTATGATCGTGGGGTGAAGCTTGCTGCGTCCTTCGCCGTTCCGCTCGAGCAGTTGGGCGCCGACGACAAGACCGCCTTCGAATTTCAGCGCACGCTGTCGCGCCTTACCGAGATGCAGTCGGAAGAGTACTTGGCTAAGGGTCTGCGCGAGACGGCTTCGACTTCCGTCTGA